Below is a genomic region from Brassica rapa cultivar Chiifu-401-42 chromosome A08, CAAS_Brap_v3.01, whole genome shotgun sequence.
ATAGTGACCATTTGACTACTCCTGTCAGAAGACCCAGCCACAGAAACTTCTCTTCTTGCTATAAACGCAGGCTGCTTTGCCTCAGGGAGGTGTGCATTCTCGGTAGTTAGCATCCAAATCACGTTTGAAACATTCGGTCTATCGTTTGCAAGTTCTTGCACACATAACAAACCAATCTGAACACATTTGGCTATTTCTTTCTCAAAACACTCATCAAAGACTATTGGATTCGCCAGAGAAGCAGCCTCCCCATCATTCCACAGGTTCCACGCCTGTAAAACACAAATGTTAAGGTAAGTTTCAAAGCTAGTAAAGTTACTAAACACTGAATATTAGTACACACTTACATAAGCTAAAAGGTTGAGATTGTTTTCTTCCTTGTGAGAGTTTCTTCTCCCACTTATGATCTCTAGAAAGATAACCCCCAAGCTGAAAACATCAGATTTTTCAGAAAAGTAACCTTCCATTGCATATTCAGGTGACATATAGCCGCTGCAATAACAAAACTTTCATTCATATTGGTTTCAAAATTTTTTGTTAGTGTATTTTGTAGGGAATGGATACTTACTATGTTCCAACAACTCTTCTTGTTTCTGCTACTTCATCTTCATTCGCTTCGAAAACTCTTGCAAGTCCAAAATCAGATATCTTTGGATTCAGACTGTCATCCAACAAAATGTTGCTGGCTTTTAGATCTCTGTGTATGATCTTAAGTCTTGAATCTCTGTGAAGGTACAAAAGACCTCTACAAATTCCTTCCATGATGTTAAACCGAGTCTTCCAATCAAGAATCTTTTGCTTAGATGGGTCTGAGAAAATCTTACTAAATAGTAAATACAAAGTTGAAAAACACAGTTGACAAAACATTGGTGAAAAGCTTACCAAACAGATATGCATCCAAGCTTTTGTTAGGCATGTATTCATAGACCAACAACCTTTCTTCACCTTCAATGCAACAGCCAAGTACTCTCACTAAATTTCGATGCTGCAGCTTCGAGATCACAACAACCTCGTTCATAAGTTCCTCTAGCCCTTGTCTAGACGCCCTTGAGAGCCTCTTTACTGCAATCTCTTGCCCTTCTGGTAACTTCccctgaattaaaaaaaaacatattaaaaaacacATATCTATTGTCAGAAAGATTCTTGTTTAATGCCTTACCTTGTAAACAGGACCAAACCCTCCTTGTCCCAGCTTGTTTCTGTGAGAGAAGTGATCCGTTGCTTTAGCCAACACTTGAAACTCGAAAAGTGGAAACTCATTAGGCTTGAACGTGTAAGGAGACTCGTTTTCACTTGTAACTGGTTCCATTCTGTTGAACATTAGCTCTGGTCCTCTACGGCTCTCTGGTGCTGCCAAAGGCAAATAAGCAAATGATTCAAAACCAATTATGATTTCAAGAAAACTATTATAAATGAGTAAACAAAAACTCTAACCTGAAcgctttttgaatttttggcatGCTAAAAGAAGAAAGGCAGCAGCAACAAACGCAACGCATATCACAATAGCTACATAGTTATGTCTTTCTACAAGATTAGGTGAGAAAAAACATAAGTCAATGTAGTCAAATGAGAAAACAAGTTAGACtattagagatattttttttaactcactTTCAGAATGTGCAATCCTAATATAAAGATCAATGCCACTTGGCAAAAATGATTGCATATCAACTAAGTTACCACTCCAAACCATGCATCCTATTCCTTGAACATAAGCATAAGCTGTGCAAGTACAGTTCTCTAAACATTGTTTAGCACAATCATTCTCATTAGCCAGTGACCGTTCCGCGGAGACTGGTACTTTCATCTTCTGCAGTTTCAAGAACCCATCTCCTTTTCCTCTACCACCATTACTACTTACATTGTTCTCCTTCTTGCAACGCAAGGAAACTATCCTCACACATCCATCACTCCAGTTCCCATCATCCCACTCTCTTTGATTCTTTGGTGCAAACCCTTTAACGCAGTTACAAGGTGGAAGTTCACGAGAGCTGCAGCTCGCAAATGGACCGCATTTACCGTATGCATCACAAGTTGCAATGTTCAAACCTCTCGTAGAAGCACGAGAGTACTCTCTCTGATACAAGACTCCATCAGGATCCAAGTGAAACATGAAAGAGTCATTACCATAAGACAATGAAGCTGTTCCTTGGTAATCATTGCTAAGGCTAAACCCATCCACATCCGGTAAACCGATGAAACCCTGACCGTTCCAGGGTCCGCTACGCCAGATTGGAACATTGTCCTTCCAGATAAGAAGCTCGGGATACGCGAAAGGAGCAAGACCAGCTGTGTAGTTTCCTGTTGAAGGATCAACATCGCTTCTCCAAGAAGTGAGCTTCAGATTCTCATTGTTGGTCCCAAGACTCATTAATGGCAAGAAAGAGTTGTAAGGATGCTTAAAACTTTCCCAAAGAGTCTCACCGTTGCTTCTGCTATCTACTAGCCTAAGATTCCCAGTATCCATTAGCTGAACCAAAGTAGCATTTGGAGCCATTTTTGATGTGATGTTTGTAGACCATAGAAGGCGGTTTAGACCATCCTTAACCACTAGATTTCCATCTTCAGAGATGGAAACAACACCGGAAGTGTCCCTAACCGGAGTGTCTTTATTAGCAACCCAAACCACGGTTTGAGCTGGAATCTTGTCGTACCAAATCCCAACATAGCTTAACCGAGAAGTGGAGTTCACAGGAGTGAAGAAACCAAACCTGAAAACACCATTTTTGCTGAGAAGTGTCTCTGAGTCTTTGACTGGAGCCGAGAAAGTGATTGTGTCTTCGCCACCGGAACAGAGCTTCAAGGAGAAGCAAGAGAATGCTGCAAGTAGAAGAAGAGCAAAGCGACAACGTTTGTTCACAAGAACCACCATAACTATTTGATTCCAGTTTTGTTACTTTTTGTTTGCCTCTCTCTTTTTAGAAGATATTTCTCTTAAGGAAGATGATAAAGTAGTAGTCGTCTTTGTCACCACACGAAGACTTAGAATGTTACATGAGTCCTAAGAGAGAGGGCATTGACTGAGACAGAAGCAGTAAGTCTTCAG
It encodes:
- the LOC103836235 gene encoding G-type lectin S-receptor-like serine/threonine-protein kinase At1g11330 isoform X1; protein product: MVVLVNKRCRFALLLLAAFSCFSLKLCSGGEDTITFSAPVKDSETLLSKNGVFRFGFFTPVNSTSRLSYVGIWYDKIPAQTVVWVANKDTPVRDTSGVVSISEDGNLVVKDGLNRLLWSTNITSKMAPNATLVQLMDTGNLRLVDSRSNGETLWESFKHPYNSFLPLMSLGTNNENLKLTSWRSDVDPSTGNYTAGLAPFAYPELLIWKDNVPIWRSGPWNGQGFIGLPDVDGFSLSNDYQGTASLSYGNDSFMFHLDPDGVLYQREYSRASTRGLNIATCDAYGKCGPFASCSSRELPPCNCVKGFAPKNQREWDDGNWSDGCVRIVSLRCKKENNVSSNGGRGKGDGFLKLQKMKVPVSAERSLANENDCAKQCLENCTCTAYAYVQGIGCMVWSGNLVDMQSFLPSGIDLYIRIAHSEKRHNYVAIVICVAFVAAAFLLLACQKFKKRSAAPESRRGPELMFNRMEPVTSENESPYTFKPNEFPLFEFQVLAKATDHFSHRNKLGQGGFGPVYKGKLPEGQEIAVKRLSRASRQGLEELMNEVVVISKLQHRNLVRVLGCCIEGEERLLVYEYMPNKSLDAYLFDPSKQKILDWKTRFNIMEGICRGLLYLHRDSRLKIIHRDLKASNILLDDSLNPKISDFGLARVFEANEDEVAETRRVVGTYGYMSPEYAMEGYFSEKSDVFSLGVIFLEIISGRRNSHKEENNLNLLAYAWNLWNDGEAASLANPIVFDECFEKEIAKCVQIGLLCVQELANDRPNVSNVIWMLTTENAHLPEAKQPAFIARREVSVAGSSDRSSQMVTINDASLTAITGR
- the LOC103836235 gene encoding G-type lectin S-receptor-like serine/threonine-protein kinase At1g11330 isoform X2 encodes the protein MVVLVNKRCRFALLLLAAFSCFSLKLCSGGEDTITFSAPVKDSETLLSKNGVFRFGFFTPVNSTSRLSYVGIWYDKIPAQTVVWVANKDTPVRDTSGVVSISEDGNLVVKDGLNRLLWSTNITSKMAPNATLVQLMDTGNLRLVDSRSNGETLWESFKHPYNSFLPLMSLGTNNENLKLTSWRSDVDPSTGNYTAGLAPFAYPELLIWKDNVPIWRSGPWNGQGFIGLPDVDGFSLSNDYQGTASLSYGNDSFMFHLDPDGVLYQREYSRASTRGLNIATCDAYGKCGPFASCSSRELPPCNCVKGFAPKNQREWDDGNWSDGCVRIVSLRCKKENNVSSNGGRGKGDGFLKLQKMKVPVSAERSLANENDCAKQCLENCTCTAYAYVQGIGCMVWSGNLVDMQSFLPSGIDLYIRIAHSEKRHNYVAIVICVAFVAAAFLLLACQKFKKRSAPESRRGPELMFNRMEPVTSENESPYTFKPNEFPLFEFQVLAKATDHFSHRNKLGQGGFGPVYKGKLPEGQEIAVKRLSRASRQGLEELMNEVVVISKLQHRNLVRVLGCCIEGEERLLVYEYMPNKSLDAYLFDPSKQKILDWKTRFNIMEGICRGLLYLHRDSRLKIIHRDLKASNILLDDSLNPKISDFGLARVFEANEDEVAETRRVVGTYGYMSPEYAMEGYFSEKSDVFSLGVIFLEIISGRRNSHKEENNLNLLAYAWNLWNDGEAASLANPIVFDECFEKEIAKCVQIGLLCVQELANDRPNVSNVIWMLTTENAHLPEAKQPAFIARREVSVAGSSDRSSQMVTINDASLTAITGR
- the LOC103836235 gene encoding G-type lectin S-receptor-like serine/threonine-protein kinase At1g11330 isoform X3, whose translation is MVVLVNKRCRFALLLLAAFSCFSLKLCSGGEDTITFSAPVKDSETLLSKNGVFRFGFFTPVNSTSRLSYVGIWYDKIPAQTVVWVANKDTPVRDTSGVVSISEDGNLVVKDGLNRLLWSTNITSKMAPNATLVQLMDTGNLRLVDSRSNGETLWESFKHPYNSFLPLMSLGTNNENLKLTSWRSDVDPSTGNYTAGLAPFAYPELLIWKDNVPIWRSGPWNGQGFIGLPDVDGFSLSNDYQGTASLSYGNDSFMFHLDPDGVLYQREYSRASTRGLNIATCDAYGKCGPFASCSSRELPPCNCVKGFAPKNQREWDDGNWSDGCVRIVSLRCKKENNVSSNGGRGKGDGFLKLQKMKVPVSAERSLANENDCAKQCLENCTCTAYAYVQGIGCMVWSGNLVDMQSFLPSGIDLYIRIAHSEKRHNYVAIVICVAFVAAAFLLLACQKFKKRSESRRGPELMFNRMEPVTSENESPYTFKPNEFPLFEFQVLAKATDHFSHRNKLGQGGFGPVYKGKLPEGQEIAVKRLSRASRQGLEELMNEVVVISKLQHRNLVRVLGCCIEGEERLLVYEYMPNKSLDAYLFDPSKQKILDWKTRFNIMEGICRGLLYLHRDSRLKIIHRDLKASNILLDDSLNPKISDFGLARVFEANEDEVAETRRVVGTYGYMSPEYAMEGYFSEKSDVFSLGVIFLEIISGRRNSHKEENNLNLLAYAWNLWNDGEAASLANPIVFDECFEKEIAKCVQIGLLCVQELANDRPNVSNVIWMLTTENAHLPEAKQPAFIARREVSVAGSSDRSSQMVTINDASLTAITGR